A window of the Eubacterium sp. 1001713B170207_170306_E7 genome harbors these coding sequences:
- a CDS encoding uroporphyrinogen decarboxylase family protein, with protein MNDNVKKICDERTQNIKDVFDNKIPKRVPISVSLPLTAVADYGKVDRKAAYWDPSLLEPAAEELCERIPTDTCIYAGSVYAPYSSQTLDAKNKLMSNTGIMQHPNTECMRPDEYPELIADPYAFLIDKCVPRLYKNLNVEESKGKVLFSLYEEMILEGDYYARTGSMVQRLNEKYGYPSDVGIQGFGRAPMDWIGDQLRSFSGICMDVRRHRKELAEALDAIYPMMYKMGKCTDSRQISRYNPTMYQLHMATYIREKDFAEVWLPSWKRLVTDYASLGMRCGAFLEHDWTRLLDYLYELPTGMYFTFELTDPEEIKKKLGKKFVLGGGFPLNHLLTCTRQEVVDKTKAWLDIMAPGGQYIFGFDKDPMTLADIKLENLIAVCETVRDYGVYENAGTATGEVFKKEDYHHSEVPAFKSRYYQSWDDYVKYYPNTPDNARPLVMAAQDAVFEKFFYMSC; from the coding sequence ATGAACGATAACGTTAAAAAAATTTGCGACGAACGCACACAGAATATTAAAGATGTCTTTGACAATAAAATCCCGAAACGGGTGCCCATTTCAGTCAGTCTGCCGTTAACCGCAGTGGCGGATTATGGAAAGGTTGACCGGAAGGCCGCCTACTGGGACCCTTCACTGCTGGAGCCGGCCGCGGAGGAGCTGTGCGAAAGGATCCCGACCGATACCTGTATTTACGCGGGATCTGTCTACGCGCCTTATTCCTCCCAGACACTGGACGCCAAAAACAAGCTCATGTCCAACACCGGCATCATGCAGCACCCCAACACCGAGTGTATGCGGCCCGATGAGTATCCTGAGCTCATTGCAGACCCCTATGCCTTCTTAATTGACAAATGTGTTCCACGGCTCTATAAAAACCTTAATGTGGAGGAAAGCAAGGGAAAGGTCCTGTTTTCACTGTATGAGGAGATGATCCTGGAGGGGGACTACTACGCCCGGACAGGGTCCATGGTGCAGAGGCTCAACGAAAAATACGGCTATCCGTCAGATGTGGGCATCCAGGGCTTTGGCCGCGCCCCGATGGACTGGATCGGGGATCAGCTCAGAAGCTTTTCAGGCATCTGCATGGATGTCCGGAGACACCGGAAGGAGCTGGCAGAGGCCCTGGACGCCATCTATCCCATGATGTATAAAATGGGGAAATGCACAGACAGCCGCCAGATCAGCCGTTATAACCCAACCATGTACCAGCTGCACATGGCCACCTATATCCGGGAAAAGGATTTTGCAGAGGTCTGGCTGCCCTCATGGAAACGGCTGGTAACGGATTACGCGTCCCTTGGCATGCGGTGCGGCGCGTTTTTGGAGCATGACTGGACAAGGCTGCTGGACTACCTGTACGAGCTGCCCACAGGCATGTACTTTACCTTTGAGCTGACCGATCCTGAGGAAATCAAGAAAAAGCTGGGTAAAAAATTTGTTTTGGGCGGCGGATTCCCGCTCAACCACCTTTTAACCTGCACCAGACAGGAGGTGGTCGATAAGACAAAGGCCTGGCTGGACATTATGGCCCCCGGCGGCCAGTACATTTTCGGCTTTGACAAGGACCCCATGACACTGGCCGATATCAAGCTCGAAAACCTGATCGCAGTCTGCGAAACCGTGCGGGATTACGGCGTATATGAAAATGCCGGAACCGCCACGGGTGAGGTCTTTAAAAAGGAAGACTATCACCATTCAGAGGTTCCGGCATTTAAAAGCCGCTATTACCAGAGCTGGGACGACTATGTGAAATATTACCCCAATACGCCGGATAACGCCAGACCGTTGGTAATGGCAGCCCAGGACGCTGTGTTTGAAAAATTCTTCTATATGAGCTGCTAG
- a CDS encoding glutamine--tRNA ligase/YqeY domain fusion protein, producing the protein METNEKTNFIINAIDEDNKNHVYTNERVHTRFPPEPNGYLHIGHAKASLLNYRVAKKYNGKFNLRFDDTNPVKEDIEYVNSIKEDLSWLGIDWEDRLYFASSYFSKMADYAVELIKKGLAFVDDLNADQIREYRGTLKEPGKESPYRNRSVSENLELFEKMKAGEFEEGVKVLRAKIDMGSPNMNMRDPVIYRILHTKHPNTDEDWYIYPMYDFAHPVEDAIEGITHSLCTLEFEDHRPFYDWVLANLDDFKAEHPRQIEFAKLNLSGTIMGKRYLKRLVDEGIVDGWDDPRLATISGMRRRGYTPEAIQAFCEEIGVAKANSTVDIAMLEHFIRDDLKLKAPRVNAVLDPLKVTITNYPEDQIEWLEIETNLDVPEMGMHKMPFGREIYVEKSDFMEVPVKKYFRLFPGNEVRLRGAYFITCNEVVKDADGEVIELKCTYDPETKSGSGFTGRKVKGTIHWVSAAEGKQVEVHMLNPLLKDEEGFDADTFLDKINPDSLQKITAWVEPRVMEAAPYDKFQFVRQGYFSVDPKYSTAENPVFNQVVPLKSSWRPGK; encoded by the coding sequence ATGGAGACAAACGAAAAAACCAATTTTATTATCAACGCCATTGATGAGGATAACAAAAACCATGTGTATACCAACGAGCGTGTGCATACGCGTTTTCCACCCGAACCCAATGGCTATTTACATATCGGCCACGCCAAGGCCTCTTTGCTGAACTACCGCGTTGCCAAAAAGTACAACGGAAAGTTCAACCTGCGTTTTGACGATACCAACCCGGTCAAGGAAGACATTGAGTACGTCAACTCAATCAAGGAGGATTTATCCTGGCTGGGCATTGACTGGGAGGACCGCCTCTACTTTGCGTCCAGCTATTTTTCCAAAATGGCGGATTACGCGGTGGAGCTTATTAAAAAGGGGCTGGCCTTTGTGGATGACCTGAACGCCGACCAGATCCGTGAGTACCGGGGCACCCTCAAGGAGCCTGGCAAAGAGAGCCCTTACCGCAACCGCTCTGTATCCGAAAACCTCGAGCTTTTTGAAAAAATGAAGGCCGGCGAATTTGAAGAGGGCGTCAAGGTGCTCCGCGCTAAAATCGACATGGGCAGCCCGAATATGAACATGCGGGACCCAGTCATTTACCGCATCCTGCACACCAAGCACCCCAACACCGATGAGGACTGGTACATCTACCCCATGTACGACTTTGCCCATCCGGTGGAGGACGCCATCGAGGGCATCACCCATTCCCTGTGCACCCTGGAGTTTGAAGACCACCGTCCTTTCTACGACTGGGTTCTGGCCAACCTGGACGATTTTAAGGCTGAGCATCCCCGCCAGATCGAGTTTGCCAAGCTGAACCTGTCCGGCACCATCATGGGCAAGCGCTACCTGAAAAGGCTGGTGGACGAGGGCATCGTGGACGGCTGGGACGACCCGAGGCTGGCGACCATCTCTGGTATGCGCCGCCGTGGTTACACCCCGGAGGCCATCCAGGCCTTCTGTGAGGAAATCGGTGTGGCCAAGGCCAACTCCACTGTGGACATCGCCATGCTGGAGCATTTTATCCGTGACGACCTGAAGCTGAAGGCGCCGCGTGTCAACGCTGTGCTCGACCCTCTCAAGGTCACCATTACCAATTATCCCGAGGACCAGATCGAATGGCTTGAAATTGAAACCAACCTGGATGTACCGGAAATGGGCATGCACAAAATGCCCTTTGGCCGTGAAATCTATGTCGAGAAATCCGACTTTATGGAGGTTCCGGTCAAGAAATACTTCCGCCTCTTCCCGGGCAACGAGGTCCGCCTGAGAGGCGCATACTTCATTACCTGCAATGAGGTGGTTAAGGATGCAGACGGCGAGGTCATCGAGCTGAAATGCACCTATGATCCGGAGACAAAATCCGGCTCTGGTTTTACAGGCCGCAAGGTCAAGGGAACCATCCACTGGGTATCTGCCGCCGAAGGGAAACAGGTCGAAGTCCATATGCTGAACCCGCTGCTCAAGGACGAAGAAGGCTTTGACGCCGACACCTTCCTCGATAAGATCAACCCGGATTCGCTGCAG
- a CDS encoding MFS transporter — MSVEMSQSKKTLAVIAIMATAIAVMADLAINPVIGLLYQAYPDSMGYINYFISGPMLIVVIASLLTGVVLKKVNKRTVMIAGGVIFAVGAVAGVLVDDFLYMCIMRTLVGIGSGVVNVVAVALIADLYEDETKRAKITGYYNAALSLVGVIFSYVAGILAASGAWQNVFKIYWSAVPMVLLLVLFIPSIRPESQSVEQAGGKGEREALGWRFWWMSFGWFVMNVVLGGTVLYYLSSYIMENGIGGTELAGISASVKSLAGFVLCLGFGFVYSRLKRQTITVCYLVAALSLFILILFPSVATVLVVGTIGGCTYKYAFSYAYAQGFAIVPKSRYDDSVSISTAVYGIGSFVSTYYATWLTQLMHTDSFVKTWIISAVILAVLFVAEIFVSAIEKKSFPESSKA; from the coding sequence ATGTCAGTGGAAATGTCACAGTCTAAGAAAACGTTGGCAGTCATCGCGATTATGGCCACAGCGATTGCCGTTATGGCGGACCTGGCCATTAATCCTGTAATTGGTCTGTTGTACCAGGCCTATCCGGATTCAATGGGCTATATCAATTATTTTATTTCGGGGCCAATGCTCATCGTGGTCATTGCGTCGCTGCTCACCGGCGTGGTGCTGAAAAAGGTGAACAAGCGGACGGTTATGATCGCAGGGGGCGTTATCTTTGCTGTTGGCGCCGTGGCCGGTGTTTTAGTCGATGATTTTTTATACATGTGCATCATGCGGACCCTGGTGGGGATTGGTTCGGGGGTGGTTAATGTTGTAGCCGTTGCCCTGATCGCGGATCTTTATGAGGATGAGACAAAAAGGGCGAAGATTACGGGCTACTACAACGCGGCGCTGAGCCTTGTGGGTGTTATCTTCAGCTATGTGGCCGGTATTCTGGCCGCCAGCGGCGCGTGGCAGAATGTCTTTAAAATTTACTGGTCAGCGGTACCGATGGTGCTTCTGCTGGTCTTATTTATTCCCAGTATCCGGCCGGAAAGCCAGAGTGTGGAGCAGGCCGGGGGAAAGGGTGAAAGAGAAGCCCTTGGCTGGCGCTTTTGGTGGATGAGCTTTGGCTGGTTTGTCATGAATGTGGTATTGGGCGGCACGGTTCTTTATTACCTGTCCTCCTACATTATGGAAAACGGTATCGGCGGGACAGAGCTGGCGGGGATTTCGGCCTCGGTTAAATCCCTGGCCGGGTTTGTGCTCTGCCTGGGCTTTGGCTTTGTCTACAGCAGGCTGAAGCGTCAGACCATCACAGTCTGCTATCTTGTAGCCGCGCTGTCGCTGTTTATTCTGATTCTTTTCCCATCTGTGGCGACCGTGCTGGTGGTGGGGACCATCGGGGGCTGTACCTATAAGTACGCTTTTTCATACGCTTACGCCCAGGGCTTTGCGATTGTACCAAAGTCTCGTTACGACGATTCGGTATCCATTTCGACCGCGGTTTACGGCATCGGCTCCTTTGTGAGCACCTACTACGCCACCTGGCTGACACAGCTCATGCATACCGATTCCTTCGTAAAGACATGGATTATTTCAGCCGTCATACTGGCCGTGCTCTTTGTGGCCGAAATATTTGTATCGGCCATTGAGAAGAAAAGCTTCCCGGAAAGCAGTAAAGCGTAA
- a CDS encoding TetR/AcrR family transcriptional regulator, with protein sequence MATENKNGISTRKKILTTCRHLFYEKGFASVTFAGICKATGTNPGSVSYHFKSKINIALLIYQELMETLSNESKALFPDSDLTQQRMLALGMHLRLLYDNANYRRFSAEVCTQRAYDKELSRFVYSYSEPFLVAKEYMSEQKALFYFAAMIGMDGYLESYIDRDIDRLTFDEIFNYYLELHYSFLEKADFSRRLARVYEDLGTLEIRVSEDFELSIAPCPPAQD encoded by the coding sequence ATGGCAACAGAAAACAAGAATGGCATTTCAACCCGAAAGAAGATTTTAACCACCTGCAGGCACCTGTTTTATGAAAAGGGCTTCGCGTCTGTAACCTTTGCCGGTATCTGCAAGGCGACCGGCACAAACCCCGGCTCTGTCTCCTACCATTTTAAAAGTAAGATTAACATCGCCCTGCTGATCTACCAGGAGCTTATGGAGACCCTGTCAAACGAGTCCAAGGCCCTGTTTCCTGACAGCGACCTGACACAGCAGCGCATGCTGGCTCTGGGCATGCATTTACGCCTGCTCTATGACAACGCCAATTACCGGCGCTTCTCGGCCGAGGTCTGCACACAGCGTGCCTACGACAAGGAGCTGTCCCGCTTTGTCTACAGCTATTCGGAGCCCTTTCTGGTGGCCAAGGAATACATGAGTGAGCAGAAGGCCCTGTTTTACTTTGCCGCCATGATTGGGATGGACGGGTATCTGGAATCCTATATTGACCGGGATATCGACCGGCTGACCTTTGACGAAATTTTCAATTACTATCTTGAACTGCACTATTCTTTTCTTGAAAAGGCGGATTTTTCCCGGCGCTTAGCCCGTGTTTATGAGGACTTAGGCACGCTGGAGATCCGGGTATCCGAGGATTTCGAGCTCTCCATCGCGCCCTGTCCTCCGGCACAGGACTAG
- a CDS encoding MFS transporter, with protein MLEALSKTKKLLAYISILTTSFAVMYTTIFQVINYNIYAAFPDQTVAVSFFISGPYIVIMCVSFVSPAIYNRTNRKKALLLACVIFTVSALLFTRQVSIYGLIAVNLLCGAVSAYINVAAVTMIAELYIDERVRAKHMGYYNAAMAAVGSLFSVAAGYLAQRSWLGAFNVYWSAALMTLMVALFIPGLPGTLLDKESNKKDRRPGSARLGPRFWGMLLNFIVLGITYFVPGFFLSLYIVEHGLGDVSYAGIALSVDTLGGAVFAFFFDRTYRKLGSYTSVASDLLMSAVLLVLYLFPNRFLLIIMVTLMGGSYMTSISYVYQETTEVVPPACVPRAMGIVVGVQYIATFLAAYITTGLMKLLNTAELTPILIFPVVWILVFALAEYRSIRRYQASGPKDTPGPADSI; from the coding sequence ATGTTAGAGGCATTATCCAAAACCAAAAAGCTTTTGGCCTATATCAGTATTCTGACCACCTCCTTCGCGGTGATGTACACCACTATTTTTCAGGTGATCAATTATAATATCTACGCGGCCTTTCCAGACCAGACCGTCGCGGTCAGCTTTTTTATCTCCGGCCCATACATTGTCATCATGTGTGTGTCCTTTGTCTCACCGGCCATCTACAACCGGACAAACCGAAAAAAAGCCCTGCTGCTCGCCTGTGTGATCTTTACGGTCTCGGCCCTGCTTTTTACCCGCCAGGTCAGTATCTACGGACTGATTGCGGTTAACCTGCTGTGCGGGGCCGTCTCCGCCTATATTAACGTGGCGGCAGTTACAATGATTGCGGAGCTCTATATCGATGAGCGGGTCCGGGCAAAACACATGGGATATTACAATGCCGCCATGGCGGCGGTGGGCTCCCTTTTTTCGGTAGCGGCAGGTTATCTGGCCCAGCGGTCCTGGCTTGGCGCCTTTAATGTTTACTGGTCCGCGGCGCTCATGACCCTGATGGTAGCTCTGTTTATCCCGGGACTGCCCGGCACGCTCCTTGATAAAGAAAGCAATAAAAAGGACAGGCGCCCGGGCAGCGCCAGACTGGGCCCGAGATTCTGGGGAATGCTGCTTAACTTCATCGTGCTGGGCATCACCTACTTTGTTCCGGGGTTTTTTCTGTCTCTGTATATTGTGGAGCATGGCCTGGGAGATGTGAGCTATGCGGGGATCGCCCTTTCGGTCGATACCCTGGGCGGCGCGGTTTTTGCTTTCTTTTTTGACCGGACCTATAGAAAGCTCGGAAGCTATACCTCGGTTGCCTCAGACCTTTTGATGTCCGCGGTGCTTTTGGTTTTGTACCTTTTTCCAAACCGATTTTTGCTGATCATCATGGTCACCCTGATGGGCGGGTCCTACATGACGTCCATCTCCTATGTCTATCAGGAGACGACTGAGGTGGTGCCCCCGGCATGTGTGCCCCGCGCCATGGGAATCGTGGTGGGGGTTCAGTACATTGCCACCTTTCTGGCGGCCTATATCACCACCGGGCTGATGAAGCTTCTGAATACCGCCGAGCTGACGCCAATTTTGATCTTTCCCGTCGTATGGATACTGGTTTTTGCTTTGGCCGAGTACCGCAGCATCAGACGGTACCAGGCCTCTGGACCGAAGGACACGCCCGGGCCGGC